In Pyrus communis chromosome 1, drPyrComm1.1, whole genome shotgun sequence, the following are encoded in one genomic region:
- the LOC137732153 gene encoding uncharacterized protein, whose translation MASGKLVDYDPLRAVYVNYPPPHEETDLRREAAGDNTHRRISASQHFTTAKRTTESNDEVTYVARKKVVYRDYGPPGGGGIWSRRKERKEYFAKLRAKGLLENLGFKICEEPFAEKYEAKYTAWLECAKKIVNKSGRQETCGILETSIESSS comes from the exons ATG gcTTCCGGCAAGCTTGTTGATTACGATCCATTACGCGCTGTGTATGTCAATTATCCACCACCACATGAAGAAACTG ACTTGAGGAGGGAGGCTGCTGGTGATAATACTCATAGGAGAATTAGTGCTTCGCAGCATTTCACAACTGCCAAGAGGACTACAGAGTCAAATGATGAAGTGACTTATGTGGCTAGGAAAAAGGTGGTCTATCGTGACTATGGACCTCCTGGTGGCGGCGGTATTTGGTCCAGACGAAAGGAGCGAAAGGAGTATTTTGCAAAGCTTAGGGCTAAAGGATTGCTCGAAAATCTTGGGTTTAAAATTTGCGAGGAACCTTTTGCTGAGAAATATGAAGCCAAGTATACCGCTTGGTTGGAGTGTGCCAAGAAAATTGTCAACAAAAGTGGACGCCAAGAAACTTGTGGGATTTTGGAGACGTCGATCGAAAGCAGTTCTTGA
- the LOC137743571 gene encoding uncharacterized protein, whose protein sequence is MSTSLIHFRPNLAAPCAAGNRKSSSVGGKGLPFKWWAPLFGWSSEPDYIDPEAKTESDDKAQGGAADSKPRRSRFSPGCFTEEKARQLRMKTIEMKTFHDAMYHSSIATRLASDFKTRSDL, encoded by the coding sequence ATGTCCACCAGTCTCATCCACTTCCGGCCAAACCTAGCCGCGCCATGCGCCGCCGGAAATCGAAAGTCCAGCTCAGTTGGCGGGAAAGGCTTGCCGTTCAAGTGGTGGGCCCCGCTCTTCGGGTGGTCATCCGAACCCGACTACATTGACCCGGAGGCAAAGACAGAGTCAGACGACAAGGCCCAGGGCGGAGCAGCCGACTCGAAACCACGGCGATCGCGGTTCTCGCCTGGCTGCTTTACGGAGGAGAAGGCGCGGCAGCTCCGGATGAAGACGATCGAAATGAAGACGTTTCATGACGCCATGTACCACTCTTCGATCGCCACCAGACTCGCCTCCGATTTTAAGACCCGGTCCGATCTTTGA
- the LOC137730802 gene encoding ubiquitin carboxyl-terminal hydrolase 14-like, with amino-acid sequence MIIIELGCPHWCLLIISCSFMKQSEKQEGIPPQMFKTTMAASYSKFSSMKEQDAYEFFLHFLIQINNLHTDGGRRGRPMFDPSSGFTFDIDLRPISGVPFFRRCFSLSLIIPTDGPSTSISLRNCLSSSNFNLSEKRMHEQSDWYTKEKKTIMEARLNSFPKYLVMHMQRFVKEPGVENKLDVRIDVDDIINIGHLHRERGQNGGRYELIGFISHLGTSIDHGRYIAHILKRGSWVVFDDDKVGEYCEGGIPDKGNGYLYFFERMEKRTL; translated from the exons ATGATCATCATTGAGTTAGGATGTCCTCATTGGTGTTTACTAATCATTTCCTGTTCTTTCATGAAGCAATCAGAGAAACAAGAAGGGATACCGCCTCAAATGTTTAAGACGACGATGGCAGCCAgctattcaaaattttcttccatGAAAGAACAG GATGCTTATGAGTTCTTTCTACATTTTCTTATTCAAATTAACAATCTTCATACTGACGGTGGGAGGCGCGGGAGACCTATGTTTGATCCTTCGAGCGGTTTCACGTTTGATATTGATCTTCGTCCCATTTCTGGAGTTCCTTTTTTCCGTCGCTGTTTTTCTCTTTCCCTAATAATTCCAACTGACGGTCCTTCAACAAGCATTTCTCTAAGAAATTGTCTTTCGTCCTCGAACTTCAACCTTTCAGAAAAGAGAATGCATGAACAGAGTGACTGGTACACTAAAGAGAAGAAAACAATTAT GGAAGCACGTCTAAATTCGTTCCCTAAGTACTTGGTGATGCACATGCAAAGGTTCGTAAAGGAGCCGGGGGTGGAGAACAAGCTTG ATGTCAGAATAGATGTTGATGATATCATAAACATTGGCCATTTACACAGGGAGAGAGGTCAAAATGGAGGAA GGTATGAGCTTATTGGATTCATAAGTCACCTTGGAACCTCTATTGATCATGGTCGGTATATTGCACACATCTTGAAACGTGGGAGCTGGGTCGTTTTTGATGATGACAAGGTTGGAGAGTATTGTGAGGGAGGCATCCCTGACAAAGGTAATGGCTATCTTTATTTCTTCGAGAGAATGGAAAAACGTACTTTGTAA